One genomic window of Borreliella burgdorferi B31 includes the following:
- the fliP gene encoding flagellar type III secretion system pore protein FliP (The bacterial flagellar biogenesis protein FliP forms a type III secretion system (T3SS)-type pore required for flagellar assembly.) — MRKCFNFFLFFSVTSLSFAQTKSLQTTNGLNFPFLNFDSIGGSEIAFSLQLLILLTIITLSPAFLVLMTSFLRISIVLDFIRRALSLQQSPPTQIVMGLALFLTIFTMWPTFNSIYEQAYLPLKESKINFNEFYNKGIAPLRIFMYKQMSDGRHEEIRLFMSMSNYDRPKNFSEVPTHVLIAAFILHELKVAFKMGILIFLPFIVLDIIVASVLMAMGMIMLPPVMISLPFKLILFVMVDGWTLITSGLIKSFM, encoded by the coding sequence TTGAGAAAGTGTTTTAATTTTTTTTTATTTTTTAGTGTAACAAGTTTATCTTTTGCTCAAACAAAATCTTTGCAGACTACTAATGGTCTTAATTTCCCGTTTTTAAATTTTGACAGTATTGGTGGTTCAGAGATAGCTTTTTCTTTGCAGCTTTTGATTCTATTAACCATTATTACCCTTTCTCCAGCTTTTTTAGTTTTAATGACTTCGTTTTTGCGAATATCTATAGTTTTGGATTTTATTAGGCGTGCTTTATCTCTTCAACAATCTCCTCCTACTCAGATAGTAATGGGATTGGCTTTATTTTTAACCATTTTTACTATGTGGCCAACTTTTAATTCTATATATGAACAAGCTTATTTGCCCCTTAAAGAGTCAAAAATAAATTTTAATGAATTTTATAACAAAGGAATTGCTCCTCTTAGAATTTTTATGTATAAGCAGATGTCTGATGGGCGTCATGAAGAGATTAGATTATTTATGAGTATGAGTAATTATGATCGACCAAAAAATTTTAGCGAAGTGCCAACGCATGTTTTAATTGCAGCCTTTATTTTACATGAGCTTAAAGTGGCTTTCAAGATGGGAATTTTAATATTTTTGCCTTTTATAGTTTTAGATATTATTGTTGCTTCTGTTTTAATGGCTATGGGTATGATAATGTTGCCCCCTGTGATGATATCTTTGCCTTTTAAGCTTATTCTTTTTGTAATGGTAGATGGTTGGACTTTAATTACTAGTGGTCTTATTAAAAGTTTTATGTAA
- the flhB gene encoding flagellar biosynthesis protein FlhB: MIKDEFLIKSWYIPLDFFSADDEGRTELPTDQKKQKAREEGRVLKSTEINTAVSLLLLFALFFFMLSYFALDLIAVFKEQAIKLPEVMRMSVYTMGFAYIRSIMGYVVLFFFASLAVNFFVNIIQVGFFITFKSLEPRWDKISFNFSRWAKNSFFSAGAFFNLFKSLLKVVIICLIYYFIIENNIGKISKLSEYTLQSGISIVLVIAYKICFFSVMFLAIVGVFDYLFQRSQYIESLKMTKEEVKQERKEMEGDPLLRSRIKERMRVILSTNLRVAIPQADVVITNPEHFAVAIKWDSETMLAPKVLAKGQDEIALTIKKIARENNVPLMENKLLARALYANVKVNEEIPREYWEIVSKILVRVYSITKKFN, encoded by the coding sequence ATGATAAAAGATGAATTTTTGATTAAAAGTTGGTATATTCCCCTTGATTTTTTTTCCGCAGATGATGAGGGAAGAACCGAATTACCTACTGACCAGAAAAAGCAAAAAGCAAGAGAAGAAGGCCGGGTATTAAAGTCTACTGAAATTAATACTGCCGTTAGTCTTTTGTTGTTATTTGCATTGTTTTTTTTCATGCTTTCTTATTTTGCTTTAGATTTAATAGCTGTTTTTAAAGAGCAGGCCATCAAGCTTCCTGAAGTTATGCGTATGAGTGTTTATACTATGGGTTTTGCATATATTAGATCTATCATGGGGTATGTCGTTTTGTTTTTTTTCGCATCTTTAGCTGTTAATTTTTTTGTTAATATTATTCAAGTAGGCTTTTTTATTACTTTTAAATCTTTGGAGCCAAGGTGGGATAAAATTAGTTTTAATTTTTCCAGATGGGCAAAAAATTCTTTTTTTTCAGCAGGGGCTTTTTTCAATTTGTTTAAAAGTTTGTTAAAAGTTGTTATAATATGCTTGATATATTATTTTATTATAGAAAACAATATAGGCAAAATTTCTAAGCTTTCGGAGTATACACTTCAATCTGGAATTTCTATTGTGTTAGTGATTGCCTATAAGATATGTTTTTTTTCAGTAATGTTTTTGGCAATTGTAGGGGTGTTTGATTATTTGTTTCAAAGATCTCAGTACATTGAGAGTTTGAAAATGACAAAAGAAGAGGTAAAGCAGGAAAGAAAGGAAATGGAAGGTGATCCTTTACTTCGATCTAGAATAAAAGAGAGAATGAGGGTTATTTTAAGTACCAATTTAAGAGTAGCTATTCCTCAAGCAGATGTAGTAATTACAAATCCAGAACATTTTGCAGTTGCTATTAAATGGGATAGCGAAACAATGTTAGCTCCAAAGGTGCTTGCAAAAGGTCAAGATGAAATAGCTCTCACAATTAAAAAAATTGCAAGAGAAAATAATGTTCCTTTAATGGAAAATAAGCTCCTTGCAAGAGCTCTTTATGCTAATGTTAAGGTTAATGAAGAGATTCCAAGAGAATATTGGGAGATTGTTTCAAAAATTCTTGTGAGAGTATATTCTATTACTAAAAAGTTTAATTAG
- a CDS encoding motility protein A, which yields MNLASIIGWGVGFGAILISMAFTPTGLGVFWDLSSVFITVVGSFSALMASSEVVAVKKIPTYLGFFFRRNSYAKVSIIKILVELSEKARKEGLLSLDDELEQINDPFFKSGMRLVVDGADPEVIRTMLYLELDQMQERHKVGSDLFKTWAKLAPAFGMTGTLIGLVALLGNLEDKSALGSSMAVALITTLYGTIMANLMFTPVQLKLEKIDTEEAAVKTMIIEGVLSIQSGDNPRILEQKLMTFLTPKDRSQLNSSIGGE from the coding sequence ATGAATTTAGCTAGTATAATTGGGTGGGGAGTTGGATTTGGAGCTATTTTAATTTCTATGGCATTTACTCCTACAGGACTTGGTGTTTTTTGGGATTTAAGCTCTGTTTTTATTACTGTTGTTGGATCTTTTTCTGCTCTTATGGCTTCTTCAGAAGTTGTTGCTGTAAAAAAAATTCCAACGTATTTGGGATTTTTCTTTAGAAGAAATTCATATGCTAAGGTTTCTATTATAAAAATATTAGTAGAGCTTTCTGAAAAGGCTAGAAAAGAAGGTCTTTTATCTCTTGATGATGAGCTTGAACAAATTAATGATCCATTTTTTAAGTCAGGAATGAGGCTTGTTGTTGATGGTGCAGATCCTGAGGTAATTAGAACTATGCTTTATTTAGAGCTTGATCAAATGCAAGAAAGGCATAAGGTTGGTTCAGATCTTTTTAAAACTTGGGCAAAGCTTGCTCCAGCTTTTGGTATGACGGGTACTCTTATTGGACTTGTAGCTCTTCTTGGTAATCTAGAGGATAAATCTGCGCTTGGTTCTTCTATGGCTGTTGCTCTTATTACAACTCTTTATGGAACTATAATGGCAAATTTAATGTTTACTCCTGTTCAACTTAAGTTGGAAAAAATTGATACTGAAGAGGCTGCAGTAAAGACAATGATAATTGAGGGTGTTTTATCAATTCAGTCTGGAGATAATCCTAGAATTTTAGAGCAAAAATTAATGACGTTTTTAACCCCCAAAGATCGAAGTCAGCTTAATAGTAGCATTGGTGGTGAATAA
- a CDS encoding flagella biosynthesis regulatory protein FliZ has product MNNKFLFLVFLSFFNFFTYANSQEQVNSASTDLENESSLPIFEEDKANFVNNDSTQPVSIFNISDLLKIVLFLLIAFFIFFLLKKLIFYSKKSKYEQNSNLIKELVFYEIDVKNSIRIINILDNVYIFLVSSNSFTLLKEIKSEEELEDLKLRLSKINDSAKKDSFQSIFKKMLLKKEEIPSSGNDYVKLEEKIEASLKDKQDRLKKF; this is encoded by the coding sequence ATGAATAATAAATTTTTATTTTTAGTTTTTTTATCGTTTTTTAATTTTTTTACATATGCTAATTCACAAGAGCAGGTAAATTCAGCATCTACCGATTTAGAAAATGAATCTAGCTTGCCAATCTTTGAAGAGGATAAGGCAAATTTTGTTAACAATGATAGTACTCAGCCAGTTTCTATTTTCAATATTTCGGATTTGCTTAAGATAGTTTTATTTTTACTTATTGCTTTTTTTATCTTTTTCTTATTAAAGAAGTTAATTTTTTATTCAAAAAAAAGCAAATATGAACAAAATTCTAATTTAATTAAGGAGCTTGTTTTTTACGAGATAGATGTTAAAAACTCAATAAGAATCATAAACATATTAGACAATGTTTATATATTTTTAGTTTCTAGTAATTCTTTTACTTTACTCAAAGAGATTAAGTCGGAAGAAGAGCTGGAAGATTTAAAACTTAGGCTTAGCAAAATTAATGATTCTGCCAAGAAAGATTCTTTTCAGTCAATCTTTAAGAAAATGTTGCTCAAAAAAGAAGAGATTCCTTCTTCTGGGAATGATTATGTTAAACTTGAGGAGAAAATTGAGGCCTCACTTAAGGATAAACAAGATAGATTAAAAAAATTTTAG
- the flgD gene encoding flagellar hook assembly protein FlgD has protein sequence MNKINGVENVFNLNISNKVKKKTDFNVDNISNKVNLGKDDFLKLLITQLRYQDPTNPMKDKEFIAQMAQFSALEQMANMSRSFEKLSSSLEIRKDLDLLGKVIKFQHGDGEIVEGRVTNIKTGAIPQVMVNGNYYVYKNILSVGLEE, from the coding sequence ATGAATAAAATAAACGGTGTTGAAAATGTTTTTAATTTAAATATTAGCAATAAAGTTAAAAAAAAAACAGATTTTAATGTTGACAATATATCTAATAAGGTTAATCTTGGCAAGGATGATTTTTTAAAGTTACTCATTACTCAACTTAGGTATCAAGACCCTACAAATCCAATGAAGGATAAAGAATTTATTGCGCAAATGGCGCAATTTTCGGCTCTTGAGCAAATGGCTAATATGAGTAGATCGTTTGAAAAACTTTCATCTTCTTTAGAAATAAGAAAAGATTTGGATTTATTAGGTAAAGTAATTAAATTTCAGCATGGTGATGGGGAGATTGTTGAGGGTCGCGTCACAAACATTAAGACAGGCGCAATACCTCAAGTTATGGTTAATGGTAATTATTATGTATATAAAAATATATTATCGGTAGGTTTGGAGGAATAA
- the fliQ gene encoding flagellar biosynthesis protein FliQ, with protein sequence MTAGHILYLIRISIENIIILSAPMLIIALIVGLLISIFQAITSIQDQTLSFIPKIIVILLVIVIFGPWILNKLMQFTYMIFSQLQNV encoded by the coding sequence ATGACTGCAGGACACATTCTTTATTTAATTAGAATTTCTATTGAAAACATTATTATTTTATCAGCCCCAATGTTGATTATAGCTCTTATAGTTGGTCTTTTGATTTCAATTTTTCAAGCCATTACTTCAATTCAAGATCAAACTTTGAGTTTTATTCCAAAGATTATTGTTATACTTTTAGTTATTGTGATTTTTGGTCCTTGGATTTTGAATAAGCTTATGCAGTTTACCTATATGATTTTTAGTCAATTGCAAAATGTTTAA
- a CDS encoding flagellar hook-length control protein FliK, with protein sequence MSNLLNLSKAYGNKLNLLNTIKGLNLNVSKMESKGNASSFLNVMSSESKKLAKAKFMIFDFLNFFKDNGLIAKNLKKSPLNKSFFFKKLENEDFVSDLKSLIARMNVFLDFEGLNSIKEDLSSNFDFLGKEKFFEKIEKLCLAFNDLSSFLGFDFLTALIDDYYNQISLNDKKEEKNVINIDVKNFKKNNSDHNDFVFSKFSLNAIDGQNFVDRYKVKEISNDSLKGFVEEFANYNIKSSKDVGGFDFVSSLKPEWNLKINKNIVDKAKVVLKSNNTGEIKLVLKPKELGSIRINLNLDSNNNLLGKIVVDNQNVKMLFDQNMHSLNKMLGESGFNASLNLFLAGENLNSFTGNFKDDSKDQNFHFGYNKFFKIEEEVEFSYDVDKNVNLIV encoded by the coding sequence ATGAGTAATTTATTAAATTTAAGTAAAGCTTATGGAAATAAATTAAATCTCTTGAATACAATTAAGGGGTTAAATTTAAATGTTTCTAAAATGGAATCTAAAGGAAATGCGAGCTCTTTTTTAAATGTTATGTCTTCTGAATCTAAAAAATTAGCTAAAGCAAAATTTATGATATTTGATTTTTTAAATTTTTTTAAAGACAATGGACTTATTGCTAAAAATTTAAAAAAATCACCTTTAAATAAATCCTTTTTTTTTAAAAAACTTGAAAATGAAGATTTTGTTTCCGATTTGAAATCCTTGATTGCTAGAATGAATGTATTTTTAGATTTTGAAGGTTTAAATAGCATTAAAGAAGATTTATCATCCAATTTTGATTTTCTAGGTAAAGAAAAATTTTTTGAAAAAATCGAAAAACTTTGTTTGGCTTTTAATGATTTAAGTTCTTTTTTGGGTTTTGATTTTTTAACTGCTTTGATTGATGATTATTATAATCAGATAAGCTTGAATGATAAAAAGGAAGAAAAGAATGTTATTAACATTGATGTAAAAAACTTTAAAAAGAATAATAGTGATCATAATGATTTTGTTTTTTCAAAGTTTAGCTTAAATGCAATTGATGGTCAAAATTTTGTTGATAGGTATAAAGTTAAAGAAATATCAAACGATTCTTTAAAAGGCTTTGTTGAAGAATTTGCTAATTATAATATAAAAAGCTCTAAAGATGTTGGAGGCTTTGATTTTGTCAGCAGTTTAAAGCCGGAGTGGAATCTTAAGATTAATAAGAATATTGTGGATAAAGCTAAAGTTGTGTTAAAATCGAATAATACAGGAGAGATTAAGTTGGTTTTAAAGCCCAAAGAGCTTGGTAGTATACGAATTAATTTAAACCTTGATTCAAATAATAATTTATTGGGAAAGATCGTAGTGGATAATCAAAATGTTAAAATGCTTTTTGACCAAAATATGCATTCATTAAATAAAATGCTTGGTGAGAGTGGTTTTAATGCCAGCTTAAATCTTTTTCTTGCAGGTGAGAATTTAAATTCTTTTACTGGAAATTTTAAAGATGACTCTAAGGACCAAAATTTTCATTTTGGTTATAATAAATTTTTTAAAATTGAAGAAGAAGTTGAATTTTCTTACGATGTAGATAAAAATGTTAATTTAATTGTTTAG
- the fliN gene encoding flagellar motor switch protein FliN, with product MSVDEKSDNGEKPEIKGVKLPDLIDTLPEGVDPSNFGLLMDVSMQLTVELGRTERKIKDILGMSEGTIITLDKLAGEPVDILVNGKIVAKGEVVVIDENFGVRITEIIKTKNE from the coding sequence ATGAGTGTAGATGAAAAAAGTGATAATGGAGAAAAGCCGGAAATAAAGGGGGTTAAGCTTCCCGATTTAATTGATACTTTACCAGAGGGGGTTGATCCTAGTAATTTTGGGCTTTTAATGGATGTTTCTATGCAGCTTACTGTAGAGCTTGGAAGAACAGAGCGCAAAATAAAAGACATACTTGGCATGTCTGAAGGGACTATTATTACTCTTGACAAACTTGCCGGTGAGCCTGTGGATATTTTAGTAAACGGTAAAATAGTTGCCAAGGGAGAAGTAGTTGTAATTGATGAAAATTTTGGAGTTAGAATTACTGAGATAATTAAAACTAAAAATGAATAA
- a CDS encoding flagellar FlbD family protein, with product MIFVTKLNGDGYYLNPYHIESIEANPDTTILLMNGKKLIVKEKVEEVVNRIKLYRKEVASLEKILGEGNGGVEL from the coding sequence ATGATTTTTGTAACTAAGCTTAATGGTGATGGATATTATTTAAATCCTTATCATATTGAAAGTATTGAGGCTAATCCTGATACTACAATTCTTCTTATGAATGGTAAGAAGTTAATTGTTAAAGAAAAAGTTGAAGAGGTGGTCAATAGGATTAAGTTGTATAGGAAAGAAGTTGCTTCTTTAGAAAAAATTTTAGGAGAAGGAAATGGGGGCGTTGAATTATGA
- the fliL gene encoding flagellar basal body-associated protein FliL, which translates to MPNKDDDNLDMGDSNVSRKGGLLPDIIIKILQILAIGIFTVAIMIIVSYFVSKMVVSQSGAPSDFPVFSNEYLGKPPMLIWYESIDEIRGNTLDVPPKTFVVKLALGYAENNVNILNELGRQKVRLKDIIREYFSQRTGQEIKNESQIKAEIKARINSILRNGEIKEIALTQIDIFDM; encoded by the coding sequence ATGCCTAATAAAGACGATGACAATTTAGATATGGGGGATTCCAATGTTAGTAGAAAAGGCGGTTTATTGCCTGATATTATAATAAAAATTTTACAAATACTTGCAATAGGAATATTTACTGTTGCAATAATGATAATTGTTTCTTATTTTGTGTCTAAAATGGTGGTAAGCCAAAGTGGAGCTCCTAGTGATTTTCCAGTTTTTTCTAATGAATACTTAGGAAAGCCACCTATGCTTATATGGTATGAAAGTATAGATGAGATTAGAGGTAACACCTTAGATGTTCCTCCAAAAACTTTTGTTGTAAAGCTTGCTTTGGGGTATGCAGAAAATAATGTTAATATTCTCAATGAGCTTGGAAGACAGAAAGTGCGCTTAAAAGACATTATTAGAGAATATTTTAGTCAAAGAACTGGTCAAGAAATAAAGAATGAAAGTCAAATAAAAGCAGAAATTAAGGCAAGAATTAATAGCATTCTTAGAAATGGAGAAATAAAAGAAATAGCATTAACCCAAATTGATATTTTTGATATGTAA
- the fliR gene encoding flagellar biosynthetic protein FliR: MNLNFLVLKSFTILPVLVRIFMFLKFSPFFSTIKIGYFNFFFSLILSVIVVEKIKIIYPLDNMLSFALILLGEAILGLIQAFFVNIIFNVFHLVGFFFSNQIGLAYANIFDVFSEEDSMIISQIFAYLFLLLFLSSDFLLRFFVIGIHDSVLNIRVEHLVNMRNSGFVKLLLMSFGFLFEKALLISFPILSLLLLFYLVLGILSKSSPQINLLIISFSTSLFLGLLILYIGFPSLAISSKRVIELSLDSLASFLKLFSRVLK; encoded by the coding sequence TTGAATTTAAATTTTTTGGTTTTAAAATCTTTTACAATTTTACCTGTGTTGGTTAGAATTTTTATGTTTTTAAAATTTTCTCCATTTTTTTCAACAATAAAAATTGGATATTTTAATTTTTTCTTTTCTTTGATTCTCTCCGTAATTGTTGTTGAAAAGATTAAAATTATTTATCCTTTAGACAATATGCTTTCTTTTGCGTTAATTTTATTAGGAGAAGCTATTTTAGGTCTTATTCAGGCATTTTTTGTTAATATAATTTTTAATGTTTTTCATTTGGTTGGATTTTTCTTTTCTAATCAAATTGGGCTTGCTTATGCAAATATTTTTGATGTTTTTTCAGAAGAAGATAGCATGATTATTTCACAAATTTTTGCTTATTTGTTTTTGCTTTTGTTCTTATCAAGCGATTTTTTACTTCGTTTTTTTGTGATTGGCATACATGATTCTGTTTTGAACATTAGGGTTGAACATTTGGTCAATATGAGAAATTCAGGATTTGTCAAGCTTTTGCTTATGTCTTTTGGATTTCTTTTTGAAAAAGCTTTATTAATTTCGTTTCCAATATTGTCTTTGCTTTTACTTTTTTATCTAGTATTGGGAATACTTTCAAAGTCATCGCCTCAAATTAATTTATTAATAATTAGCTTTTCAACCTCGCTATTTTTAGGGTTGTTAATTTTATATATTGGATTTCCAAGCTTAGCAATATCTTCAAAAAGAGTGATTGAACTTTCACTAGATTCTCTTGCTAGTTTTTTAAAATTGTTTTCTAGAGTTTTAAAATAA
- the fliM gene encoding flagellar motor switch protein FliM: MANNPGALSQDDIDSLLESINSSESLSLDESLSNVISSPTGKKQKVKVYDFKRPDKFSKEQVRTVSSFHEAFARYTTTSLSALLRKMVHVHVASVDQLTYEEFIRSIPNPTTLAIINMDPLKGSAIFEVDPTIAFAIVDRLFGGDGDTIKDKSRDLTEIEQSVMESVIIRILANMREAWSQVVDLRPRFGHIEVNPQFAQIVPPTEMIILVTLEVKIGKVEGLMNFCLPYITIEPIVSKLSTRYWHSLIGVGTTSENLDALREKLENTAMPLVAEIGEVKLKVREILSLDKGDVLNLESSLINKDLTLKVGTKEKFKCRMGLMGNKVSVQITEKIGDIKGFDLLKELTEEVE, encoded by the coding sequence ATGGCAAACAATCCAGGAGCTTTATCTCAAGATGATATAGATAGTCTTTTAGAGTCTATCAACTCGTCTGAAAGTTTATCCTTAGACGAATCCCTTTCTAATGTTATATCTAGCCCTACAGGCAAAAAGCAAAAAGTTAAGGTTTATGACTTTAAAAGGCCAGATAAATTTTCAAAAGAGCAGGTTAGAACAGTTTCAAGTTTTCACGAGGCATTTGCCAGATATACTACAACTTCACTTTCTGCTCTTTTAAGAAAAATGGTTCATGTTCACGTAGCCTCAGTTGATCAATTAACCTATGAAGAGTTTATTAGGTCAATACCCAACCCTACAACTTTAGCAATAATAAATATGGACCCTCTTAAAGGATCTGCTATTTTTGAAGTTGATCCAACAATAGCATTTGCTATTGTAGATAGGCTTTTTGGGGGTGATGGAGATACGATTAAAGATAAAAGTAGAGATTTAACAGAAATTGAGCAGTCTGTTATGGAAAGTGTTATTATTCGTATACTTGCTAATATGAGAGAGGCTTGGTCTCAAGTTGTTGATTTAAGGCCAAGATTTGGTCATATTGAGGTCAATCCACAGTTTGCTCAAATAGTTCCCCCTACAGAAATGATTATTTTAGTAACTCTTGAGGTTAAAATAGGAAAAGTAGAAGGGCTTATGAATTTTTGTTTGCCTTATATTACCATAGAGCCTATTGTTTCAAAATTATCAACAAGATATTGGCATTCTTTGATTGGGGTTGGAACTACTAGCGAGAATCTTGATGCTTTGCGTGAAAAGTTGGAAAATACAGCGATGCCTTTGGTAGCAGAAATAGGGGAAGTTAAACTTAAAGTAAGAGAAATTTTATCGCTTGACAAAGGTGATGTTTTAAATCTTGAATCTTCTCTAATAAATAAAGATTTAACTTTGAAAGTTGGTACCAAAGAAAAGTTTAAATGCAGAATGGGTTTAATGGGAAATAAAGTTTCAGTGCAAATTACAGAAAAAATTGGAGATATAAAAGGTTTTGATTTATTAAAAGAGCTTACAGAAGAGGTTGAATGA
- the flgE gene encoding flagellar hook protein FlgE, translating to MMRSLYSGVSGLQNHQTRMDVVGNNIANVNTIGFKKGRVNFQDMISQSISGASRPTDARGGTNPKQVGLGMNVASIDTIHTQGAFQSTQKASDLGVSGNGFFILKEGKNLFYTRAGAFDVDSDRHLVNPANGMRIQGWMARDLEGEKVINTASDIEDLIIPIGDKEGAKSTKNVTFACNLDKRLPLIQEGANPADIARGTWVVNKSLYDSFGNVSVLELRVVKDLNTPNLWNATVLINGEQNSNFTLGFDNEGALASLNGQPGQKGDILQIPITFNVLGANVGEVGEQQTVNLKLGTVGSYTDSITQFADSSSTKAIIQDGYGMGYMENYEIDQNGVIVGIYSNGIRRDLGKIALASFMNPGGLAKSGDTNFVETSNSGQVRIGETGLAGLGDIRSGVLEMANVDLAEQFTDMIVTQRGFQANAKTITTSDQLLQELVRLKN from the coding sequence ATGATGAGGTCTTTATATTCTGGTGTTTCTGGGCTTCAGAATCATCAAACAAGAATGGATGTTGTTGGTAACAATATCGCCAATGTAAATACAATTGGCTTTAAAAAGGGAAGAGTAAATTTTCAAGATATGATATCGCAATCTATTTCTGGAGCTTCTCGCCCTACTGATGCTCGTGGTGGGACTAATCCCAAGCAAGTTGGATTAGGCATGAATGTTGCCTCAATTGACACTATTCACACTCAAGGAGCTTTTCAAAGCACTCAAAAAGCATCTGATCTTGGAGTTAGTGGCAACGGATTTTTTATTTTAAAAGAAGGTAAAAATTTGTTTTATACAAGAGCCGGTGCTTTTGACGTGGACTCTGATCGACATCTTGTAAATCCTGCAAATGGAATGCGAATTCAAGGTTGGATGGCAAGAGATTTAGAAGGTGAAAAGGTTATAAATACAGCTTCTGATATTGAGGATCTGATTATTCCGATTGGAGATAAAGAGGGAGCAAAGTCTACGAAAAATGTTACTTTTGCTTGTAATCTTGATAAGAGATTGCCCTTAATTCAAGAAGGTGCGAATCCTGCAGATATTGCACGCGGAACTTGGGTTGTCAATAAATCATTGTATGACAGTTTTGGAAATGTTAGTGTTCTTGAGCTTAGAGTTGTAAAAGATTTAAATACGCCTAATTTATGGAATGCAACAGTATTAATAAATGGTGAGCAAAATTCAAATTTTACACTTGGGTTTGACAATGAAGGAGCATTGGCGTCTTTAAATGGTCAACCAGGGCAAAAAGGAGATATTCTTCAAATTCCTATAACATTTAATGTTTTGGGTGCAAATGTAGGTGAAGTTGGTGAGCAGCAAACTGTAAATTTGAAATTGGGAACAGTTGGAAGTTACACTGATTCAATTACTCAGTTTGCTGATTCTAGTAGCACAAAGGCTATTATTCAAGATGGATATGGCATGGGATATATGGAAAATTATGAAATTGATCAAAATGGTGTTATAGTTGGCATTTATTCAAATGGCATAAGACGAGATCTTGGCAAGATTGCTCTTGCTTCTTTTATGAATCCCGGAGGACTTGCAAAATCAGGCGATACTAATTTTGTAGAAACAAGCAATTCAGGTCAAGTTAGAATAGGCGAAACTGGACTTGCTGGACTTGGTGATATTAGATCTGGTGTTTTAGAAATGGCCAATGTTGATCTTGCAGAGCAATTTACAGATATGATAGTGACCCAAAGAGGATTTCAGGCAAATGCCAAAACCATTACCACTTCTGATCAATTATTACAAGAACTTGTAAGATTGAAAAATTAA
- the motB gene encoding flagellar motor protein MotB codes for MALRIKKPSKCDEGSPDYMLTYGDMVTLLLVFFVTMFSLNDIIFQENVIRIMSASFTGAGFFKGGKTLDFSKLSYLSNSFMSLPSTVRNKQASQTAKNKSMIEFIEKIQSKNIVVRQEERGIVISLAADAFFDSASADVKLEENRDSIQKIASFIGFLSPRGYNFKIEGHTDNIDTDVNGPWKSNWELSAARSVNMLEHILNYLDQSDVKRIENNFEVSGFGGSRPIATDDTPEGRAYNRRIDILITTDASLSFPKEIKQ; via the coding sequence ATGGCTTTGCGAATTAAGAAACCTTCAAAATGTGATGAAGGATCTCCAGATTATATGTTGACTTATGGAGACATGGTTACTTTGCTGCTTGTGTTTTTTGTTACAATGTTTTCATTAAATGATATTATTTTTCAAGAAAATGTGATAAGAATAATGTCTGCTTCTTTCACGGGTGCTGGATTTTTCAAGGGCGGTAAAACTTTAGATTTTAGTAAATTATCTTATTTGAGTAATAGCTTTATGTCTTTGCCTTCTACTGTGCGCAATAAACAAGCATCTCAGACTGCTAAAAATAAATCCATGATTGAATTTATTGAGAAGATTCAGTCTAAAAATATTGTAGTTAGGCAAGAAGAAAGAGGTATTGTAATATCTCTTGCAGCAGATGCATTTTTTGATTCTGCTAGTGCAGATGTTAAGCTTGAAGAGAATAGAGATTCTATTCAAAAAATAGCATCTTTTATTGGCTTTTTAAGTCCTAGAGGCTATAATTTTAAAATAGAAGGGCATACAGATAATATTGATACTGATGTAAATGGACCTTGGAAAAGCAATTGGGAACTTTCGGCTGCTAGATCTGTTAATATGCTGGAACATATTTTGAACTATTTAGATCAATCTGATGTTAAAAGAATTGAAAATAATTTTGAAGTATCTGGTTTTGGTGGAAGTAGGCCTATTGCAACAGACGATACCCCTGAGGGTAGGGCTTATAATAGAAGAATTGATATATTAATTACTACAGATGCATCTTTAAGTTTCCCTAAGGAAATTAAGCAGTAA